Proteins encoded in a region of the Rutidosis leptorrhynchoides isolate AG116_Rl617_1_P2 chromosome 9, CSIRO_AGI_Rlap_v1, whole genome shotgun sequence genome:
- the LOC139868402 gene encoding uncharacterized protein: protein MYEKGLDEYLDYMFKIEAMNGQISCPCKDCRDMLWVERDDAKTHLICVGFMKGYRFPAAVTKQFDSPMMDAEDDMSGLVQGAFHWFSDDEEENENLSIPNINAEWFYNVLRDSKKELYPGCKKFSILSFIIRLCHSKCVGKCNDKGFNMILDTVREAFPDATILKSLYEVRKIIRDLGLGYEKIDACENDCMLYWKENKDKTKCDICNKSRYKESRQGNEDDQSNTANDNGQKIGSKVLRYFPLIPRLQRFFMSPKMAVTMRWHEEGRTKDDFLRHPADSPAWKTFVSINPAFAKDVCNVRLGLASDGFNPFGNKNLSHNVYMRPLVDELKEMWDTGVMTYDSSTKTNFYMRPDKKTKDHLKARCDLKAMGIRKELHPQNLPNEKVYLPPACYSLSKNEKERFYEVLKGVKVPDGYAANISRCIQLKPPKMSNLKSHDNHILMQQLLPVAIRDVLPKHVQRIFPPSFFDVLVHLSVHLATEAKLGGLIQYRWMYPVERYLATLKSYVRNKSKPEGSIAEGYLADEYEDVLPIFSMSGRLIGASQMETVDQDNLAIAHSCVLFNCSEIEFLRTEHLAVTRTRQGKRKRREREIQQLHSDNFASWFHEQVKALHAIGDNRITADIRKFASGPDEKVKKYNGYVINGYRFHNKHLEKNRRTQNSGVMLAAITNSLVSARDNNPIVGDVTYYGVINYIVKLQYAVERSVVLFHCDWIPSGSSIKVDENGYTTVNFDHLRTPKEPFILASQAQQVFYVADCVHKGLKVMIKATPRDFFDMDEQTCIEDVDEHLQSDIPMYIRHATHDL from the exons ATGTACGAAAAAGGACTAGATGAATATCTTGATTATATGTTTAAAATAGAAGCCATGAATGGTCAGATATCATGTCCTTGCAAAGACTGCCGGGACATGTTATGGGTTGAGCGGGATGATGCTAAAACGCATCTGATATGTGTTGGGTTTATGAAAGGGTATAGATTTCCAGCTGCTGTTACCAAACAATTTGATAGTCCTATGATGGATGCCGAAGATGATATGAGTGGATTGGTTCAAGGCGCCTTCCACTGGTTtagtgatgatgaagaagaaaatgAGAATCTAAGTATACCAAACATAAATGCTGAATGGTTTTATAATGTATTGAGAGATTCAAAGAAAGAACTTTATCCTGGATGTAAAAAATTCAGTATACTCTCTTTTATAATCAGACTATGCCATTCTAAGTGTGTTGGTAAGTGTAATGACAAAGGATTCAATATGATTCTTGATACAGTGAGGGAAGCCTTCCCTGATGCTACCATACTAAAGTCTTTGTATGAAGTAAGGAAGATAATAAGAGACTTGGGGCTTGGTTATGAGAAAATTGATGCATGTGAAAACGATTGTATGTTGTATTGGAAAGAAAACAAGGATAAAACAAAATGTGACATATGTAACAAGTCAAGATATAAAGAAAGTAGACAAGGTAATGAAGATGATCAGTCTAACACAGCAAATGATAATGGTCAGAAGATTGGGTCAAAAGTGTTACGTTATTTTCCGCTCATACCCCGGCTGCAAAGATTTTTTATGTCACCTAAAATGGCAGTCACCATGAGATGGCATGAAGAgggtcgtacgaaagacgatttttTGAGGCATCCAGCTGACTCACCTGCTTGGAAAACATTCGTTTCCATTAACCCTGCATTTGCTAAAGATGTTTGTAATGTTAGGCTAGGTTTAGCAAGTGATGGGTTTAACCCTTTTGGAAATAAGAATCTTTCGCATA ATGTCTATATGAGACCATTAGTGGATGAGCTTAAGGAGATGTGGGATACTGGAGTAATGACCTATGACTCATCAACAAAGACTAATTTCTATATGCGTCCTG ACAAAAAAACCAAAGATCATTTAAAAGCACGTTGTGATTTAAAAGCAATGGGTATTAGAAAGGAACTTCATCCTCAAAATTTACCAAACGAGAAAGTGTATTTGCCACCAGCTTGTTACTCATTGtctaaaaatgaaaaagaaagattTTATGAGGTTCTTAAGGGTGTGAAAGTTCCCGATGGCTATGCAGCTAATATATCTCGATGCATTCAGCTAAAACCTCCTaaaatgtctaaccttaaaagtcaTGATAATCATATTTTGATGCAACAGTTGCTTCCAGTGGCCATACGAGATGTTTTACCTAAGCATGTCC AAAGGATTTTTCCACCATCATTCTTTGATGTACTGGTTCATCTTTCGGTTCACCTTGCTACAGAGGCCAAATTAGGAGGACTGATTCAATATCGTTGGATGTATCCAGTTGAGAG ATATTTAGCTACATTAAAATCTTACGTCCGAAACAAGAGTAAACCCGAGGGTTCAATTGCAGAAGGGTATTTAGCTGATGAGT ATGAAGATGTTTTACCGATCTTTAGTATGTCAGGTCGCCTCATTGGTGCTTCACAAATGGAAACAGTTGACCAAGACAATTTGGCTATAGCACATTCTTGTGTATTGTTCAATTGCAGTGAAATTGAATTCTTAAGAAC AGAACATCTGGCAGTTACTCGCACTCGTCAGGGTAAACGGAAAAGACGTGAGCGTGAGATACAACAATTGCATAGTGATAATTTTGCATCTTGGTTTCATGAACAA GTTAAGGCTCTACATGCTATAGGGGATAATAGAATCACTGCAGATATAAGGAAATTCGCAAGTGGTCCAGATGAGAAGGTGAAGAAATATAACGGATATGTCATAAATGGTTATCGATTTCACAACAAACATCTAGAAAAGAATAGGAGAACACAGAACAGTGGAGTCATGCTTGCGGCCATTACAAATAGCTTAGTGAGTGCTAGAGATAACAATCCTATCGTGGGAGATGTAACATACTACGGTGTCATAAATTATATCGTTAAGTTGCAGTATGCGGTTGAAAGGTCAGTTGTGTTGTTCCATTGTGATTGGATCCCGAGTGGATCAAGTATAAAAGTTGATGAGAATGGGTATACGACAGTCAATTTTGACCATTTGAGGACTCCTAAAGAGCCATTTATCCTAGCTTCTCAAGCACAACAAGTATTTTATGTTGCAGATTGTGTTCATAAAggattaaaagttatgatcaagGCGACACCTAGAGATTTTTTCGACATGGATGAACAAACGTGTATCGAAGATGTAGATGAACATTTACAGAGTGACATACctatgt